From Phyllopteryx taeniolatus isolate TA_2022b chromosome 18, UOR_Ptae_1.2, whole genome shotgun sequence, the proteins below share one genomic window:
- the dnajc5ga gene encoding dnaJ (Hsp40) homolog, subfamily C, member 5 gamma a isoform X2 — protein sequence MVDPNANAHAHAPRPQRKMSTAGESVYQVLGLEKGASAEDIKKAYRKLALKYHPDKNPDNPEAAEKFKEINNANSILNDDTKRKIYDQYGSMGLYVSEQFGEESVKYYFLMSKWWFQALVLCCTLFSCCCCCCCCCLCCGKCKPPDEDDSYQYVDPEDLEEQIKAEQDSGR from the exons ATGGTTGACCCCAACGCCAACGCCCACGCCCATGCGCCGCGGCCCCAGAGGAAGATGTCCACGGCGGGGGAGAGCGTCTACCAGGTGTTAGGACTGGAGAAAGGGGCCTCGGCTGAGGACATCAAGAAAGCCTACAG GAAGTTGGCGCTGAAGTACCACCCGGACAAGAACCCGGACAACCCGGAGGCGGCGGAGAAGTTCAAGGAGATCAACAATGCCAACTCCATCCTCAACGATGACACAAAGAGGAAGATCTACGACCAGTACGGCTCCATGGGCCTCTACGTGTCCGAGCAGTTTGGAGAGGAGAGCGTCAAGTACTACTTCCTCATGTCCAAGTGGTGGTTCCAG GCTCTGGTGCTGTGCTGCACGCTGTtcagctgctgctgttgctgctgctgctgctgcctctgCTGCGGCAAGTGCAAGCCACCCGACGAGGACGACAGCTACCAGTACGTGGACCCCGAGGACCTGGAGGAGCAGATCAAGGCGGAGCAGGACAGCG GCCGGTGA
- the dnajc5ga gene encoding dnaJ (Hsp40) homolog, subfamily C, member 5 gamma a isoform X1 has translation MVDPNANAHAHAPRPQRKMSTAGESVYQVLGLEKGASAEDIKKAYRKLALKYHPDKNPDNPEAAEKFKEINNANSILNDDTKRKIYDQYGSMGLYVSEQFGEESVKYYFLMSKWWFQALVLCCTLFSCCCCCCCCCLCCGKCKPPDEDDSYQYVDPEDLEEQIKAEQDSGNAVIIGQPSSSGGAQTPDGKGVPIPLPVPPPPAPESLSQASPSSLPATTERQEEEKPRESLPESK, from the exons ATGGTTGACCCCAACGCCAACGCCCACGCCCATGCGCCGCGGCCCCAGAGGAAGATGTCCACGGCGGGGGAGAGCGTCTACCAGGTGTTAGGACTGGAGAAAGGGGCCTCGGCTGAGGACATCAAGAAAGCCTACAG GAAGTTGGCGCTGAAGTACCACCCGGACAAGAACCCGGACAACCCGGAGGCGGCGGAGAAGTTCAAGGAGATCAACAATGCCAACTCCATCCTCAACGATGACACAAAGAGGAAGATCTACGACCAGTACGGCTCCATGGGCCTCTACGTGTCCGAGCAGTTTGGAGAGGAGAGCGTCAAGTACTACTTCCTCATGTCCAAGTGGTGGTTCCAG GCTCTGGTGCTGTGCTGCACGCTGTtcagctgctgctgttgctgctgctgctgctgcctctgCTGCGGCAAGTGCAAGCCACCCGACGAGGACGACAGCTACCAGTACGTGGACCCCGAGGACCTGGAGGAGCAGATCAAGGCGGAGCAGGACAGCG GCAACGCGGTAATCATAGGCCAGCCCTCGTCTAGCGGGGGCGCCCAGACCCCAGACGGCAAAGGTGTACCCATCCCGCTCCCCGTGCCGCCCCCACCGGCACCGGAGTCCCTGTCCCAGGCGTCGCCATCGTCCCTACCAGCGACGACAGAGCGGCAAGAGGAGGAGAAGCCCCGGGAGAGCTTGCCCGAGTCGAAATGA